The nucleotide window TATCTCGTGATAGAGAAAAGCGACTAAGAAAACCCACTTGTTTTACTGCCCTCATTCTGCTAATGTTCTTATTTTGTGACCCCTATCGGAATCGATGTGGATTCTATTATGTTTTTTGTTATAAGTCTAGTTAGATTAATGAATTTGTTCCCTTAATCTTCCTATCTCTAAGATAAAGTTATCATTGATTTGAGTTTTTGGCCAGAAAAGTTAATCAGTTTTACCTATGATTTCAAGGTCTTGAGAGGATACAATAAATGTACTTATGTACTAAATTACGGGGGATAGGGAAGTTATGAGTCTCAATGTTGTTCATCTGGTTGGTCGTGCAGGAAGAGATCCAGAGATTAAATATTTTACCTCTGGCAGTTCTCTATGTACTCTAACCTTAGCGGTCAATCGGGCTACGAGCAAAACTGATGAGCCTGATTGGTTTAATTTGGAAATCTGGGGCAAGACAGCAGAGGTCTGTAAAAATTATGTCCGTAAGGGCAGTTTAATCGGCGTAAAAGGGTCATTAAAAATCGAAACTTGGACGGATACCGCTACGGGTGCTAATCGCTCTAAACCGGTGATTCGAGTGGATAGACTCGATTTATTAGGTTCAAAGCGAGATAATAATGCTGATGGAGTCAGTAACTATTATGGTGATGACCCGACTATGTAAGGTATGAAATATGCTTTAATCCATGAGTGGTTAACGCCTAGAGCGACTGGGGGGTCTGAATTAGTCGTCAGAGAAATTTTGCGCCATATTGAAGCAGATGTTTATGCTCTGATTGATTTTGAATCAACCAACCCCCAAAGCTATCTTTATGGACGGGCGATCGGCAAAACATTTTTACAACATTTTCCTTTTGCCCGCAATGGAGTACAAAAATATTTACCTCTGCTGCCCTTAGCGATCGAACAGCTAGATGTGAGGGATTATGATGTAATTTTGTCTTCTTCCCATGCGGTGGCCAAGGGAGTTTTAACCCGTCCTGAACAACTTCACATTTGTTATTGTCATACTCCCATGCGTTATGCTTGGGATTTGACGTTTGATTATCTCCACAGTAGTCCAGCCGGCAAGGGATTACCCGGAATTTTGACCCGCTATCTTCTTCATCGTCTGCGTCAATGGGATGTGATTAGTGCTAACCGGGTGGATTATTTTATTGCTAACTCAAATCATACCGCCCGTCGTATTTGGCGTTGTTATCGGCGCACCGCGAAGGTTATTTATCCGCCGGTCAATTTAGAACGCTTTCCCTTTGAATCTGAAAAAGAAGATTTTTTCTTAACCGTCTCTCGCCTAGTCAGTTATAAGAAAGTTTCTTTAATCGTCGAGGCGTTTAATCAATTAAAATTACCATTAGTTATCATTGGAGACGGCCCCGAATTAAATTTTATCCGTCGACTGGCTAAATCGAATATAACAGTATTAGGGGAACAACCCAATGAAGTGGTCGAAAAATACATGGCTAAAGCAAAAGCTTTTGTCTATGCAGCTTGTGAAGATTTTGGCATTGCCCTAGTCGAAGCACAAGCCTGTGGAACACCTATAATTGCTTATCAAGGAGGTGGTGCTTTAGAAACAGTTCGAGATATTCGCCAACAGCCAACCGATGGGACTGGGTTATTCTTCTATCCCCAAACCCCAACTGCCTTAGTTCAGGCCGTTGAAACTTTCCTAGAGTTTCAACATCAAATTAACTCAGAAAGTTGTCATTCTCAGGCAACGAAATTTACTCCCAAAATTTTTGAAACGTCCTATCTAGGGTTTTTAGAAGACTGTTGTCGCAACTTATCTGGCAAAAATTAAAAAAATCTCTATTTTTGTGACGAGAGTCGCTCCTTTGATAGTCTTCTAGCTTTATGATCGGGACAGTGTGGTGTGATGTGATGTGAAGGAGCAAGATGACTGCTAATAGCCAACTCATCTCCGTCAAGGCTCTACAAGCTTTGGTCAGACGAGGTTTTCAACCTCTAGTTTTGCGCTCAAAACCGAAAAGATCCAGGTTAGAAGCTATAAACGGAGATTTCGCCAAACGATTGTTTGATATCGTGTTTTCGTTGTTTGTTTTAATTTTCTTCTCGCCGCTTTATCTGATTATTAGTTTGTTAATTGCTGTTAGTTCTCCCGGACCGATTTTTTATATTCAGGAACGGGTCGGAAAAAATTATAGACGCTTCAATTGTATTAAGTTTAGAACAATGGTTCATAATGCTGATGAGGTTTTAGAGTCTATTATGGCTAATTCACCTCAAATGCGAGAAGAGTTTGAAGATAATTTTAAACTCAGAGATGATCCGCGAATCACTTGGATTGGAAAATTTTTACGTCTAACCAGCTTAGATGAATTTCCTCAATTTTGGAATGTTCTGATGGGGGACATGAGTGTGG belongs to Gloeothece citriformis PCC 7424 and includes:
- a CDS encoding single-stranded DNA-binding protein, with the translated sequence MSLNVVHLVGRAGRDPEIKYFTSGSSLCTLTLAVNRATSKTDEPDWFNLEIWGKTAEVCKNYVRKGSLIGVKGSLKIETWTDTATGANRSKPVIRVDRLDLLGSKRDNNADGVSNYYGDDPTM
- a CDS encoding glycosyltransferase, with the translated sequence MKYALIHEWLTPRATGGSELVVREILRHIEADVYALIDFESTNPQSYLYGRAIGKTFLQHFPFARNGVQKYLPLLPLAIEQLDVRDYDVILSSSHAVAKGVLTRPEQLHICYCHTPMRYAWDLTFDYLHSSPAGKGLPGILTRYLLHRLRQWDVISANRVDYFIANSNHTARRIWRCYRRTAKVIYPPVNLERFPFESEKEDFFLTVSRLVSYKKVSLIVEAFNQLKLPLVIIGDGPELNFIRRLAKSNITVLGEQPNEVVEKYMAKAKAFVYAACEDFGIALVEAQACGTPIIAYQGGGALETVRDIRQQPTDGTGLFFYPQTPTALVQAVETFLEFQHQINSESCHSQATKFTPKIFETSYLGFLEDCCRNLSGKN
- a CDS encoding sugar transferase; its protein translation is MTANSQLISVKALQALVRRGFQPLVLRSKPKRSRLEAINGDFAKRLFDIVFSLFVLIFFSPLYLIISLLIAVSSPGPIFYIQERVGKNYRRFNCIKFRTMVHNADEVLESIMANSPQMREEFEDNFKLRDDPRITWIGKFLRLTSLDEFPQFWNVLMGDMSVVGPRPLVPEELYKYGNRIDKVLTIQPGITGLWQVSGRNDIPYPLRVQMDVYYVNSRNFFMDLWVMVKTIGVVIFPHNNGAY